In a genomic window of Streptococcus oralis:
- a CDS encoding DEAD/DEAH box helicase: MKVNPNYLGCLFTEKELTEEERQMAEKLPAMRKEKGKLFCQRCNSSILEEWHLPIGAYYCRECLLMERVRSDQALYYFPQEDFPKQDVLKWRGQLTPFQEKVSEGLLQAVDKQEPTLVHAVTGAGKTEMIYQVVAKVIDEGGAVCLASPRIDVCLELYKRLQNDFACEIALLHGESEPYFRTPLVVATTHQLLKFYHAFDLLIVDEVDAFPYVDNSVLYYAVNQCVKEEGLRIFLTATSTDELDKKVRTGELKRLSLPRRFHGNPLIIPKPVWLSDFNRCLEKNQLSTKLKTYIEKQRRTGYPLLIFTSEIKKGEGLKEILKVHFPNESIGFVSSVTEDRLEQVQAFRDGELTILISTTILERGVTFPCVDVFVVEANHRLFTKSSLIQIGGRVGRSMDRPTGELLFFHDGLNASIKKAIKEIKQMNKEAGL; this comes from the coding sequence ATGAAAGTAAATCCAAACTATCTCGGTTGCTTGTTTACTGAGAAAGAATTAACGGAAGAAGAACGGCAGATGGCTGAGAAACTTCCAGCAATGAGAAAAGAGAAAGGGAAACTGTTTTGTCAACGTTGTAATAGTAGTATTCTAGAAGAATGGCATTTGCCTATAGGCGCTTACTATTGTAGGGAGTGTTTATTGATGGAGAGAGTCAGGAGTGATCAAGCTTTATACTATTTTCCACAGGAGGATTTTCCTAAGCAAGACGTCCTCAAATGGCGTGGTCAGTTAACACCTTTTCAAGAAAAAGTTTCAGAGGGACTTCTTCAAGCGGTAGACAAGCAAGAGCCAACCTTGGTTCACGCTGTAACAGGAGCTGGAAAGACAGAGATGATTTATCAAGTTGTGGCTAAAGTGATTGATGAAGGTGGTGCAGTTTGTTTAGCCAGCCCTCGAATAGATGTTTGCTTGGAGTTATATAAGCGACTGCAGAATGACTTTGCTTGTGAGATAGCACTACTTCATGGTGAGTCAGAACCCTATTTTCGAACACCACTAGTTGTTGCAACGACTCATCAGCTGTTAAAATTTTATCATGCTTTTGATTTGCTGATAGTGGATGAAGTAGATGCCTTTCCTTATGTTGACAACTCTGTTCTTTACTATGCTGTAAACCAATGTGTAAAGGAGGAGGGGTTAAGGATATTTCTTACAGCAACTTCTACAGATGAGTTAGATAAGAAGGTTCGCACTGGAGAATTAAAACGATTGAGCTTGCCAAGACGATTTCATGGAAATCCATTGATTATTCCTAAACCAGTCTGGTTATCGGATTTTAATCGCTGTTTAGAGAAAAATCAATTGTCAACCAAGTTAAAGACTTATATTGAGAAACAGAGAAGAACAGGTTATCCCTTACTGATTTTTACATCAGAGATTAAGAAAGGTGAGGGACTAAAAGAAATACTAAAGGTGCATTTCCCGAATGAGAGCATTGGTTTTGTATCTTCTGTGACAGAAGACCGATTAGAGCAAGTACAAGCTTTTCGAGATGGAGAACTAACAATACTGATCAGTACAACAATATTGGAACGCGGAGTTACCTTCCCTTGTGTAGATGTTTTCGTAGTAGAAGCTAATCATCGTCTCTTTACCAAGTCTAGCTTGATTCAGATTGGTGGTCGAGTTGGGCGTAGTATGGACAGACCGACTGGTGAGTTGCTCTTCTTTCATGATGGATTAAATGCTTCCATCAAGAAGGCAATAAAGGAAATCAAGCAGATGAACAAGGAGGCTGGATTATGA
- a CDS encoding PH domain-containing protein, with protein MAFGKFIQGLAGNFSEENKETLIKEYGQYLLENEEIQSGYKLIRDSIIFTNIRIIFTDKQGATGRKTSVKSLFLMNIVNVEMETAGAGIDDSEITITYLENIFLKAHNEHLSFHKFEFPKKTDILPLYTYLLELAYHNRLKINGLDL; from the coding sequence ATGGCGTTTGGAAAATTTATTCAAGGACTTGCTGGTAACTTCAGCGAGGAAAACAAAGAGACTCTTATCAAGGAATATGGACAATATCTACTAGAGAATGAAGAAATTCAAAGTGGATATAAACTTATTCGCGATTCAATTATCTTTACAAATATCCGTATCATCTTTACAGATAAGCAAGGTGCCACTGGTCGCAAGACGTCTGTTAAGTCACTCTTTTTGATGAACATTGTAAACGTTGAAATGGAAACTGCTGGAGCAGGTATAGATGATAGTGAGATTACGATCACTTATTTAGAAAATATCTTTCTAAAAGCACACAATGAGCACCTGAGTTTCCATAAATTTGAATTCCCTAAAAAAACGGACATCCTTCCGCTTTACACCTATTTATTAGAATTGGCTTATCACAATCGATTAAAAATTAATGGCTTAGACCTTTGA
- a CDS encoding Veg family protein — protein MSDAFTDVAKMKKIKEEIKAHEGQVVEMTLENGRKRQKNRLGKLIEVYPSLFIVEFGDVEGDKQANVYVESFTYSDILTEKNLIRYLD, from the coding sequence ATGTCAGATGCATTTACAGATGTAGCCAAGATGAAAAAAATCAAAGAAGAAATCAAGGCACATGAGGGACAAGTCGTTGAAATGACTTTGGAGAATGGCCGTAAGCGCCAAAAAAATAGATTGGGTAAGCTAATTGAGGTGTATCCGTCTCTATTTATCGTTGAATTTGGGGATGTTGAAGGAGACAAACAAGCCAATGTCTATGTTGAATCCTTCACCTACTCAGATATCTTGACAGAAAAGAACTTGATTCGCTATCTAGACTAA
- a CDS encoding CHAP domain-containing protein codes for MTFFKSGVKKSRYTQLGLGLATLFVTSTFLFGGESVQADSVARGDDYPLHYKNGSVEIDQWRMYSRQCTSFAAFRLSSVNGFEIPPAYGNANEWGHRARREGYRVDTKPEVGAIAWSTEGYYGHVAWVSNVSGDTIEIEEYNYGVREKYNRRKVKASSMTGFIHFRDLSANHSVSEGSHNSELPSSGTIVFTGKSPIMDQPSSTGQVIDYYYAGESVSYDQVIEKDGYKWLGYLSYSGARRYVQYAELINTVKGWKKEGGSWYYRENGKLATGWKKVNGNWYHLKENGAMSTGWIKDGSHWYYLKASGEMQTGWLKDKGTWYYLEESGRMKASQWFQVSGKHYYVDASGALAVNTIIDGYRLDRNGVRIGSVS; via the coding sequence ATGACGTTTTTTAAATCAGGAGTTAAGAAGAGTAGATATACTCAGTTGGGTTTAGGGCTGGCTACTTTGTTTGTTACAAGTACCTTTTTGTTTGGTGGAGAATCAGTTCAGGCCGATAGTGTAGCGCGTGGAGATGACTATCCGCTTCACTACAAAAATGGTAGTGTTGAAATCGATCAGTGGCGGATGTATTCTCGCCAGTGTACCTCTTTTGCGGCCTTTCGTTTGAGTAGTGTAAATGGCTTTGAGATTCCTCCTGCCTATGGAAATGCAAATGAATGGGGACATCGTGCAAGGCGAGAAGGCTACCGTGTGGATACTAAGCCAGAAGTTGGGGCTATTGCTTGGTCGACAGAAGGTTATTATGGGCACGTGGCCTGGGTATCAAATGTGTCGGGGGATACGATTGAAATCGAAGAGTATAACTATGGGGTTCGAGAAAAGTATAACCGTCGAAAAGTCAAGGCTAGTTCGATGACAGGTTTTATTCATTTCAGGGATTTATCCGCTAACCATAGTGTGAGTGAGGGTTCTCATAACTCAGAGCTTCCGTCCAGCGGGACAATAGTATTCACGGGGAAATCACCTATTATGGACCAACCGTCAAGCACAGGACAGGTTATTGACTACTATTATGCTGGTGAGAGTGTGAGTTATGATCAGGTTATTGAAAAGGATGGTTATAAGTGGCTCGGCTATCTATCCTACAGTGGTGCTAGAAGATATGTGCAGTATGCAGAGTTAATCAATACAGTGAAAGGCTGGAAAAAAGAAGGAGGGAGTTGGTATTACCGAGAGAATGGTAAGCTAGCGACAGGATGGAAAAAAGTTAATGGCAATTGGTATCATTTAAAAGAAAATGGGGCCATGTCAACTGGCTGGATTAAGGATGGCTCTCACTGGTATTATCTAAAGGCTTCGGGTGAGATGCAGACGGGCTGGCTTAAAGACAAGGGAACTTGGTATTACTTAGAGGAATCTGGCCGGATGAAAGCTAGTCAATGGTTCCAAGTCTCGGGGAAACATTACTATGTCGATGCTTCGGGAGCCTTAGCTGTTAATACGATTATTGATGGCTACAGACTAGACAGAAATGGGGTAAGAATAGGAAGTGTTTCTTAA
- a CDS encoding DHH family phosphoesterase has translation MKKNNLIPFSAVWLGLATFGILTLLIIFSHNLAVTITVLFLFVLLYLLLFVWQKKQYEKSEIEQIQYVNHQAENSLSTLLDQMPVGVLKLDLSSGEVEWFNPYAELILTTEEGGIDIELIQTIIKASVGNPGSYATLGETRYAVHMDKASGVLYFFDVSGEYEATVELVTSRPVIGVISVDNYDDLEDATSDSDISHINSFVANFVSEFASKYAMFSRRVGMDRFYVFTDYTVLEELMNDKFSVIDTFREESKQRQLPLTLSMGFSYGDGNHEEIGKIALLNLNLAEVRGGDQVVVKENNETKNPVYFGGGTAASIKRTRTRTRAMMTAISDKIRSVDQVFVVGHKNLDMDALGSAVGMQLFASNIIENSYAVYDADHMPADIERAIQFLKKEDVTKLLSLTDAMKLVTNRSLLILVDHSKTALTLSKDFYDLFTQTIVIDHHRRDQDFPENAVITYIESGASSASELVTELIQFQNSKKNRLSRMQASVLMAGMMLDTKNFTSRVTSRTFDVASYLRTRGSDSIAIQEIAATDFEEYREVNELILQGRKLGSDILIAQAKDSISYDTVVISKAADAMLAMSGIEASFVLAKNTQGFISISARSRSKINVQRIMEELGGGGHFNLAAAQIEDMSLSEAGEKLTQLILEELKEKEKEE, from the coding sequence ATGAAAAAAAATAATTTAATCCCGTTTTCTGCGGTCTGGCTAGGACTTGCAACTTTCGGAATCTTAACTTTGCTGATTATTTTTTCACATAATCTTGCTGTAACAATCACTGTTTTGTTTTTATTTGTACTGCTTTATCTGCTTTTGTTTGTATGGCAAAAAAAACAGTATGAAAAGAGCGAAATTGAACAAATCCAATATGTAAATCACCAAGCCGAAAATAGCTTGAGTACTTTGCTTGATCAAATGCCGGTGGGAGTCCTGAAATTAGACTTATCAAGCGGAGAAGTGGAATGGTTTAATCCCTATGCTGAGCTGATTTTGACTACTGAAGAAGGCGGAATTGATATTGAGTTAATTCAAACCATCATCAAGGCTTCTGTTGGGAATCCAGGTTCGTATGCTACCTTAGGCGAAACACGATATGCTGTCCATATGGACAAGGCTTCGGGTGTTTTGTATTTCTTTGATGTTTCTGGGGAGTACGAAGCAACTGTCGAATTGGTAACTAGCCGTCCAGTCATTGGAGTCATCTCGGTAGATAACTATGATGATTTGGAGGATGCGACATCTGACTCTGATATCAGCCATATCAATAGTTTTGTAGCTAATTTTGTTTCAGAATTTGCTAGTAAGTATGCTATGTTTTCTCGCCGTGTGGGGATGGATCGTTTTTATGTATTCACAGATTACACGGTACTAGAGGAATTGATGAATGATAAATTCTCCGTTATTGATACTTTCCGAGAAGAATCAAAACAGAGGCAGCTACCCCTAACTTTAAGTATGGGATTTTCTTATGGTGATGGAAACCATGAAGAGATAGGGAAAATTGCCTTGCTCAACTTGAACTTAGCAGAAGTTCGCGGTGGTGACCAGGTGGTGGTCAAGGAAAATAACGAAACCAAGAATCCTGTCTACTTTGGTGGAGGAACTGCTGCATCTATCAAACGTACTCGTACACGTACCAGAGCTATGATGACAGCCATTTCTGATAAGATTCGAAGTGTTGACCAAGTTTTTGTAGTCGGTCATAAAAATCTAGATATGGATGCTTTGGGATCTGCTGTTGGTATGCAGTTGTTTGCAAGTAATATTATTGAGAACAGTTATGCTGTCTATGATGCAGACCATATGCCAGCAGATATCGAACGTGCTATTCAGTTCTTGAAGAAGGAAGATGTCACGAAACTTTTATCTCTTACAGATGCGATGAAGTTAGTTACAAACCGTTCATTATTGATTCTGGTGGATCATTCCAAGACGGCTTTAACCTTGTCAAAAGATTTTTATGATTTGTTCACTCAAACTATTGTTATTGACCATCATAGACGTGATCAGGATTTCCCTGAGAATGCAGTCATCACCTATATTGAAAGTGGGGCAAGTAGTGCCAGTGAGCTGGTCACAGAATTGATTCAGTTCCAAAATTCTAAGAAGAATCGTTTGAGTCGTATGCAGGCCAGTGTTTTGATGGCTGGTATGATGCTGGATACCAAGAATTTCACATCTCGCGTGACGAGCCGAACCTTTGATGTGGCTAGCTATCTGAGAACACGGGGAAGTGACAGTATTGCTATCCAGGAGATTGCTGCGACAGATTTTGAAGAGTACCGTGAGGTAAATGAACTCATTTTACAAGGTCGTAAGCTAGGTTCAGATATCTTGATTGCCCAAGCCAAGGACTCAATTTCTTATGACACAGTTGTTATCAGTAAGGCTGCCGATGCTATGCTGGCTATGTCAGGTATTGAGGCTAGTTTCGTTCTGGCAAAAAATACACAAGGATTTATCTCTATCTCGGCTCGAAGTCGTAGTAAAATCAATGTGCAACGCATTATGGAAGAGTTGGGTGGTGGAGGTCACTTTAATCTAGCTGCCGCGCAAATCGAGGATATGAGTTTGTCGGAAGCGGGAGAAAAATTGACTCAACTAATCTTGGAAGAACTAAAGGAAAAGGAGAAAGAAGAATGA
- the dnaB gene encoding replicative DNA helicase, which produces MAEVEELRVQPQDILAEQSVLGAIFIDESKLVFVREYIDSRDFFKYAHRLIFQAMVDLSDRGEAIDATTVRTILDSQGDLQNIGGLSYLVEIVNSVPTSANAEYYAKIVAEKAMLRRLISKLTDSVNQAYEASKPADEIIAQAEKGLIDVSENANRSGFKNIRDILNINFGNLEVRSQQTTDITGIATGYRDLDHMTTGLHEEELIILAARPAVGKTAFALNIAQNIGTKLDKTVAIFSLEMGAESLVDRMLAAEGLVESHSIRTGQLTDEEWQKYTIAQGNLANASIYIDDTPGIRITEIRSRSRKLAQETGNLGLILIDYLQLITGTGRENRQQEVSEISRQLKILAKELKVPVIALSQLSRGVEQRQDKRPVLSDIRESGSIEQDADIVAFLYRDDYYDRAGEEEEGIPNNKVEVIIEKNRSGARGTVELIFQKEYNKFSSISKREA; this is translated from the coding sequence ATGGCAGAAGTAGAGGAACTGCGAGTTCAACCTCAGGATATTTTAGCAGAACAATCTGTTCTGGGGGCTATTTTTATAGATGAGAGTAAGCTCGTTTTTGTCCGAGAATACATTGATTCTCGCGACTTCTTTAAGTATGCTCATCGGTTGATTTTCCAAGCGATGGTAGACTTGTCGGATCGTGGAGAAGCGATTGATGCGACAACAGTTCGGACGATTTTGGATAGCCAAGGCGATCTGCAAAATATTGGTGGATTGTCCTATCTTGTTGAAATTGTCAACTCAGTACCAACTTCAGCTAATGCGGAGTATTATGCTAAAATTGTTGCCGAAAAGGCTATGCTACGTCGCTTGATTTCCAAGTTGACAGACTCTGTCAACCAAGCCTATGAAGCTTCTAAGCCTGCAGATGAAATCATCGCTCAAGCAGAAAAGGGACTCATTGATGTCAGTGAAAACGCCAATCGTAGTGGTTTCAAGAATATTCGAGATATTCTGAATATCAACTTTGGGAACCTAGAAGTTCGGTCACAACAGACAACGGATATCACTGGTATTGCTACAGGCTATCGTGATTTGGACCATATGACGACAGGTCTCCATGAAGAGGAGTTAATTATCCTAGCGGCGCGACCAGCGGTTGGTAAGACAGCCTTTGCTTTGAACATTGCTCAGAATATTGGAACTAAGTTGGACAAGACAGTTGCTATCTTTTCGCTGGAAATGGGTGCGGAAAGTCTAGTAGACCGTATGTTGGCAGCAGAAGGTTTGGTGGAGTCTCATTCTATCCGTACGGGTCAATTGACTGATGAGGAGTGGCAAAAGTATACCATTGCCCAAGGGAACCTAGCCAACGCGAGTATTTATATCGATGATACACCAGGGATTCGGATTACGGAAATTCGTTCACGCTCACGTAAACTGGCTCAAGAAACAGGCAATCTAGGATTGATTTTGATCGACTACCTACAGCTTATTACAGGGACTGGTCGTGAGAACCGTCAACAAGAAGTCTCTGAAATTTCTCGTCAGTTGAAAATTCTAGCTAAGGAGCTAAAAGTTCCAGTCATTGCTCTTAGTCAGTTATCCCGTGGAGTGGAACAGCGTCAGGATAAGAGACCAGTCTTGTCTGATATTCGTGAATCGGGTTCTATCGAGCAGGATGCGGATATCGTAGCCTTTCTATACCGTGACGACTATTACGATCGTGCGGGTGAAGAAGAGGAAGGAATTCCAAATAACAAGGTTGAGGTTATTATCGAGAAAAACCGTAGTGGGGCTCGTGGAACGGTGGAATTGATTTTCCAAAAAGAATACAATAAATTTTCAAGTATCTCAAAGAGGGAGGCATAA
- a CDS encoding ComF family protein — protein MNCLLCGQATKGELTFSSLFLLKHDCSYLCSACATSFENIGENYCPNCMKTGMSTKCQDCKLWCKEGIQVDHKAIFTYNQAMKDFFSRYKFDGDFLLRKVFASVLAEELKKYRGYQFVLIPLSPERLLERGFNQVEGLVEAAGFSFKDILGKREESASSSKSRLERLATEIPFFIKDGISLPKKILLIDDIYTTGATVNRVKRLLEEAGALEVKTFSLVR, from the coding sequence ATGAACTGTTTATTATGTGGTCAGGCTACAAAGGGGGAGTTAACTTTTAGTAGCCTCTTCCTTTTGAAGCACGACTGCAGTTATCTATGCTCAGCTTGTGCTACGAGTTTTGAGAATATTGGTGAGAATTATTGTCCAAACTGTATGAAAACAGGCATGTCAACTAAGTGTCAAGATTGTAAACTTTGGTGTAAAGAAGGAATTCAGGTTGATCATAAGGCAATCTTTACCTATAATCAAGCTATGAAAGACTTTTTCAGTCGATATAAGTTTGATGGCGATTTTTTGCTTAGAAAAGTTTTTGCTTCTGTTCTTGCTGAGGAGTTGAAAAAGTATAGAGGATATCAATTTGTGTTGATTCCCCTAAGCCCTGAAAGATTGCTTGAGAGGGGGTTTAACCAAGTCGAGGGTTTGGTTGAGGCAGCAGGCTTTTCTTTTAAAGATATATTAGGAAAAAGAGAAGAGAGCGCTAGTTCTTCTAAAAGCCGTTTGGAAAGGTTGGCTACTGAGATTCCATTTTTTATTAAAGATGGTATCTCACTTCCTAAGAAGATTTTGCTGATTGATGACATCTATACAACAGGGGCAACTGTGAATCGTGTGAAACGACTTTTGGAAGAAGCAGGTGCTTTGGAAGTTAAAACTTTTTCCCTTGTAAGATGA
- the rplI gene encoding 50S ribosomal protein L9, producing the protein MKVIFLADVKGKGKKGEIKEVPTGYAQNFLIKKNLAKEATAQAVGELRGKQKSEEKAHAEMIAEAKAIKAKLEAEETVVEFVEKVGPDGRTFGSITNKKIAEELQKQFGIKIDKRNIQVQAPIRAVGLIDVPVKIYQDVTSVINLRVKEG; encoded by the coding sequence ATGAAAGTAATCTTTTTAGCAGATGTTAAAGGAAAAGGAAAAAAAGGCGAAATTAAGGAAGTGCCAACTGGCTATGCTCAAAACTTCCTGATTAAAAAGAATTTGGCCAAGGAAGCGACTGCTCAAGCAGTGGGTGAGTTGCGTGGAAAACAAAAATCAGAAGAAAAGGCTCATGCAGAGATGATTGCTGAAGCAAAGGCTATCAAGGCTAAGCTTGAAGCAGAAGAAACTGTTGTAGAGTTTGTTGAAAAGGTTGGACCAGATGGCCGTACATTTGGTTCCATCACTAACAAGAAAATTGCAGAAGAATTGCAAAAGCAGTTTGGTATTAAGATTGACAAACGCAATATTCAAGTGCAAGCACCAATTCGAGCAGTAGGTTTGATTGATGTACCAGTGAAAATCTATCAAGATGTTACAAGTGTCATCAATCTTCGTGTAAAAGAAGGTTAA
- the hpf gene encoding ribosome hibernation-promoting factor, HPF/YfiA family, translated as MIKYSIRGENLEVTEAIRDYVVSKLEKIEKYFQPEQELDARVNLKVYREKTAKVEVTIPLGSITLRAEDISQDMYGSIDLVTDKIERQIRKNKTKIERKNKNKVATSQLFTDALVEDANVVQPKVVRSKQIDLKPMDLEEALLQMDLLGHDFFIYVDVEDQTTNVLYRREDGEVGLLEVKES; from the coding sequence ATGATTAAATATAGTATCCGTGGTGAAAACCTAGAAGTAACAGAAGCAATTCGTGATTATGTAGTTTCTAAACTCGAAAAGATCGAAAAGTATTTCCAACCTGAGCAGGAGTTGGATGCACGTGTGAACTTGAAAGTTTACCGTGAAAAAACAGCAAAGGTTGAAGTAACAATTCCGCTTGGATCTATCACTCTTCGTGCTGAAGATATTTCTCAAGATATGTATGGTTCTATCGATCTTGTAACAGATAAAATTGAACGTCAGATTCGTAAAAATAAAACTAAAATCGAACGTAAGAATAAAAATAAAGTTGCGACAAGTCAACTCTTTACAGATGCTCTAGTTGAAGATGCAAATGTTGTGCAACCAAAAGTCGTTCGTTCAAAACAAATTGATTTGAAGCCAATGGATTTAGAAGAAGCCCTTCTCCAAATGGATTTATTGGGACATGATTTCTTTATCTATGTAGATGTGGAAGATCAAACAACTAATGTTTTGTATCGCCGTGAAGATGGTGAAGTCGGTTTGTTAGAAGTGAAAGAATCATAA
- a CDS encoding YigZ family protein has product MEFRTIKEDGQVQEEIKKSRFICHVKRVYSEEEARDFITTIKKEHYKATHNCSAFIVGERSEIKRTSDDGEPSGTAGVPMLGVLENHNLTNVCVVVTRYFGGIKLGAGGLIRAYAGSVALAVKEIGIIEIKEQADIAIQMSYAQYQEYSNFLKEHHLMELDTNFTDQVDTMIYVDKEEKENIKSALIEFFNGKVTLTDQGLREVEVPVNLV; this is encoded by the coding sequence ATGGAATTTAGAACAATTAAAGAGGATGGGCAGGTCCAAGAAGAAATCAAAAAATCCCGATTTATCTGTCATGTCAAGCGTGTTTATAGCGAAGAAGAGGCTCGTGACTTCATCACTACCATCAAAAAAGAACACTATAAAGCCACCCATAACTGCTCTGCTTTTATTGTAGGGGAACGCAGTGAAATCAAACGTACGAGTGATGATGGGGAACCTAGTGGTACTGCTGGAGTCCCTATGCTGGGTGTCTTAGAAAATCATAATCTAACCAATGTCTGTGTAGTAGTTACCCGCTACTTTGGTGGCATCAAACTTGGAGCTGGTGGTTTGATTCGTGCTTATGCAGGTAGCGTAGCCTTGGCTGTCAAAGAAATTGGCATTATTGAAATCAAAGAACAGGCTGACATAGCCATTCAGATGTCTTACGCTCAGTATCAAGAATATAGCAATTTTCTTAAAGAACATCATCTCATGGAGCTGGATACAAACTTTACAGATCAAGTTGATACAATGATTTATGTTGATAAGGAAGAGAAAGAAAATATCAAGTCTGCTCTTATAGAGTTTTTTAATGGAAAGGTTACTTTAACAGATCAAGGTTTACGAGAAGTTGAAGTTCCTGTAAACTTAGTGTAA
- a CDS encoding acetyl-CoA C-acetyltransferase — protein sequence MKDVVIVSAVRTPIGSFGGSLKNVSAVDLGALVIKSALEKANVKPEQVDEVIMGNVLGAGLGQNVARQMSIHAGLPEFTPAFTINKVCGSGLKAVQLAAQAIRCGDADIIVAGGAENMSQAPYVLPSFRWGGRMGDSKVVDTMIKDGLSDAFNEYHMGITAENVAEEYGISREEQDALALESQKRAVAAIESGRFKEEIVPVVIPQRKGDPIVFDTDEYPRKDTSLESLSKLGPVFKKDGSVTAGNASGINDGAAAVLIMSAEKAEELGLSVIARIRSYANAGLDPKMMGCGPIYATRKALEKGKLTVEDLDLIESNEAFAAQACAVGKTLGFNTDIVNVNGGAIALGHPIGASGCRILVTLVHEMMKRDAKTGLATLCIGGGMGTALIVER from the coding sequence ATGAAAGACGTGGTGATTGTTTCAGCAGTGCGAACTCCAATAGGCTCCTTTGGAGGAAGTTTAAAGAATGTTTCAGCTGTTGATTTGGGAGCTTTGGTTATTAAAAGTGCTTTGGAAAAAGCCAATGTCAAACCAGAGCAGGTAGACGAAGTAATTATGGGGAATGTCCTAGGCGCAGGTTTAGGGCAAAACGTAGCTCGTCAAATGAGCATTCATGCAGGACTCCCTGAATTTACACCAGCCTTTACTATCAACAAGGTTTGTGGTTCCGGTTTGAAGGCCGTGCAGTTGGCTGCTCAAGCGATTCGATGTGGCGATGCAGATATTATCGTAGCTGGTGGTGCAGAAAACATGAGTCAGGCGCCATACGTTTTGCCAAGCTTCCGTTGGGGCGGCCGTATGGGCGATTCGAAAGTGGTAGATACCATGATTAAGGACGGTTTGTCTGATGCCTTTAACGAATACCATATGGGGATTACAGCTGAGAATGTGGCTGAAGAATATGGTATCAGTCGAGAAGAGCAAGATGCTCTTGCTTTAGAGTCACAAAAACGAGCAGTGGCGGCTATAGAATCTGGACGCTTTAAAGAAGAGATTGTGCCAGTTGTCATTCCTCAACGCAAAGGCGATCCTATCGTTTTTGATACAGATGAATATCCTAGAAAAGATACTAGCTTGGAGAGTTTGTCTAAGCTAGGTCCTGTTTTCAAAAAAGACGGTTCTGTCACAGCGGGTAATGCTTCAGGAATCAATGACGGGGCAGCAGCTGTCTTAATCATGAGTGCTGAAAAAGCGGAAGAATTAGGACTTTCAGTGATTGCCCGCATTCGTTCGTATGCAAATGCAGGTTTGGATCCTAAGATGATGGGATGTGGACCGATTTATGCGACTCGCAAGGCTCTTGAAAAAGGCAAATTGACAGTTGAAGATCTTGACTTGATTGAGTCAAATGAAGCTTTTGCTGCTCAGGCTTGTGCGGTTGGTAAAACACTTGGTTTCAACACAGATATTGTCAATGTTAATGGTGGCGCCATTGCTCTTGGTCACCCAATTGGGGCTTCCGGTTGCCGTATCCTAGTGACCCTTGTACATGAGATGATGAAACGTGATGCTAAAACCGGCTTAGCAACTCTCTGTATTGGAGGAGGGATGGGAACAGCCCTTATCGTGGAACGTTAG